A stretch of DNA from Carassius auratus strain Wakin chromosome 44, ASM336829v1, whole genome shotgun sequence:
TTTCACCAAAAGCTTCTGGACGTAATTATAATCAGACATTGAAGTGAGCTGCTGTTTCTGTCTCTTCTGAGGAAGATGATTAACTTGTTTTGTACACAGAGAAACTTTGGTCAGATTTATTTAATGTTCATCCAAACTCATTTTGTAAGGGACTTTTCGTTCTGTTTTACAGATGTTTTCTTTAGATTGGTTAACTACTTGAAAGGGAACATTGAAAAATATGACTCCATTTGTGTTTGCTGCTGACTAAATTtcacatatataataaattggGAATTTACGTTCTATTAATATGATGAACTGCTGCTCAAAATACATGTTAGATGGAAACATTGTACTTTATAATTGATTGACTGTATTTGAAATAGTTTGACACAACAGTACAACACTAGCACTGTATCTCATGGATAATAGTGTGATAATGTCACtgactgtaatgtgtgtgtgtgtgtgtgtgtgtgtgtgtttctgcagctcGATGACTGCGCTCTGCAGCTCTCTCACACCGGTGTGTATCTGGATCTGGAGTCGACACTAGACGAGCAGAGAGATGAACTCGAGGGATTTCTGCAGGACGACTGCGCAGGGTGAGACTCACACTACATAGTGCACTATACTGCACTTACTGTGTTGGTattatcctgtgtgtgtgtgtgtgtgtgtgtgtgtgtgacagttgcTCTCACATCACCTTAACAGatttcctgagagagagagagagagagagagagagcgggcgAGGGAGGTGTATGTGGTATTCTAAGTGCACTCAGTGTGGTTCATCGTCTCTGTTGGGCGTCTCTCCATCCCTGCAGTACAGACTCACTGCACCTGCGCAGACAACAGTGTGCTAATGTCACACAGCTCATGTGTCTGTGTTTTGAAAATGTCTAAATAATCAAAAGTCTGTCTGGAGATGAGCAGAATTTAAAGTCACGTTGTGGCTGTTATGCTTTATTGTGACTTACATCTGATTGAAAAAGAACAAATGTGGGGCGGGGCTTGGTTCTGTGCATCAGCTGCTGATTGGATGTTATGATGTGGGTGTGGCTCTGATAGGGGGCGTGAGTGTAAAGGGGCGGAGTTTAAGTGGATTTCATGATTGGAGTTTAACATACACCAGGTTAGAGTCCTGCACGGGCGGGTACCCGACGGGTGTGGGTCGGGTCGGACACAGGggaaacacgggtctaaacacgggttcaatacagtcacgtgcaaacgtaaaaataggcctacgttccactttttaaaaaaaaatcacagccgCGCGAACAGCTGCATGAGTCATTAGTTAACAGACGTAAAAGAcgtatgtttttgttttccgtttatatatatatatatatatatatatatatatatattaaaatgtgtttgatttaaacctatttcaatttttttttaataaaattatatagcgCATTCAGTTCAACTAACGCGatcattataaaggtgtttaaacaacaatacaattccacttgcatatatttgacaatcggaatatcagatattctcttttgttgttctgttttctttcaggatcaaaaatacaacaaatgaaagcatTCATCTGTGTTTCCaactgatgagaactatgcataaacattcataaatcagtcaattttgtattttattatcagatattttattctaatgtgatcagtgactcaagcactgatggaccaaagagcgcatttcgacatttgcagtaaaaacgtgaaatattaattctcagaaaatgcatttaataccagtATATTTaaacgtctgtttatatactccattaatagaggagtccagacattggaaaaatatcagtccacatgcgttttacttttaatatgagggaaatagacatgcatgcatgcgtgacaCAAAAAATCTTTAAGTTTTAggtggaaggatataaaactggagcgacgatagtgaaggacgagagaggaccaggcctgggccaatattttatgttttgctttttatttatgcttcttccgggcttcggcaccactgtaatgataaaaaacTCCATAATCGTTGGGATTATGGAGAAAACCACATAATGTTTGAatggattcaaaatattaatattaattttgtaaCTTGTAGTCGGGATTATTATggttaactaataataataataaaaataataaaaaatgtatattatttcagCTTATTACCAAGGTTATTTTTCTATAATCTTTAACTTAAATTAAGAAGAATTggacaatataaaaacaaattcaaaatagaGCAGCAAGAAGCAATTAAGGGGCTAAGAACAAAAGAGCGCAAATTAAAAATTGTGGACAATCTTGACCAGTAGAAATGTGAATTTTGGTATGAATTCAACTCATTATGAGCAACGGAAACAGAGTATCTGATTTCAATTTCACAGTattctgatttaatcatttttagttattgttttattttgattgttttatttaaaaattatttaccttaaataatttgtgatttaatgcatttttattaattgttttattttgattgtttcatttttaaattatttaaattatttaaaattttatgattttatatatttttttataaattgtgtatattaaatattttcatatatttaaattttttaatgtatattttatattaagaactaatacattttattttgtaattttaaattttatatgatttcagaatcataaaactgtgtgtgtgtgtgtatatgtgtgtttgtgtgtgtgtgtgtgtgtgtgtgtgtgtgttgatattgTGTCTGTACATTTCTAGTCATTATCTCTTgtgcatttctgtttattattattatcttcagTTCTGACCATTATTActcattttctctgtgttttcAGGAGGGGAAAGAAGCACAGTGTGATTTTACGCACTCAGCTGAGCGTTCGTGTTCACGCATGTATCggtgagtctcacacacacacacacatgtgagcAAACGTGAGTGAAATGAAGTGCCCGTAATCAGTATCTTTAGTATCTTCTgctcaaaaatgcagtaaaattgtgaaatattattataaagtaaatcatctgttttctgtgtgaatctgtgttaaagtgtaatgtatttctgtgatgctccgctgtattttcagcatcattcctccagtcttcagtgtcacatgatcttcagaaatcagaataatatgatgatttactgctcaagaaacatttctgattattatcagtgttgaacacagttgtgctgctcaatgtCTGTTTCACTGATAGCGAGTCTATTCCTGGAGCTCAGGTCAAGTGCCTCATTGGCTGTTGCCGTTAGAGATCAGGGAGGGTCAAAGGTCGGGGCGGGGCTTTGATGCCTCCTCTCATCAGCTTCATTATAATTCACACTTGACTTCCCAGCATGCCTTTGTATGTGCTCGCATTTAATGTGTCAGCGCAGAGGGACATttgacacctgtgtgtgtgtgtgtatgtgtgtgtgtgtatgtgtgtgtatgtgtgtgtgtgtctgtgtgtgtgtgtgtgtgtgtgtgtgtgtgtgtgtctggggttTTAAGTGGACAGATGATGAGTTTTAAGTCTCCAGACACCTGCTTCTCCTCGACTCCCATCATGCCTCTGGATttactgtgtgttgtgtgttaaaTCTCTGTATCACATGATCTTAAGTGCTTTACTGCtttaatatattgtgtgtgtgcaaTATACACAGACAGTGTTACTCTGCAGAAACATCACAGAAATctcacaaaaatgaaatttattgtCACAcgaaattacacaaaattttgGATTTTACCATTTAATGAAAAACTATTGTCAGATGCAGAAAAACCTCACTTGAACCCATCAAATTAAAATTAGACAGAAATGTAGTTGTATTATACTTTAGAaaagtagtaataataacaataattacaataataattaacattattaaaactgttatttatataaataatataataattaaataaaaattatcttatttaaaggaatatcaaACATTCTTCCATGATTTAATTTTGACAGAAAAACTATTTTGCGTAGCACATTATTTGCCAAATAATAAAAGTGATTGATTATTTAGattgtaatataaatgtacaaatatttacatttcatgaatttgtaataaaattttatttaaatgttaatgttttgtgcTTTCATCaaaaaaaggcaacatttctatttctcatttactttaacttaaaatatttaaataaataaaactaagactgaaataaaaatacaaggaCATGATGAAATGAAGGAAAAACTCGCAACAAAATTACTAACActttaactcaaattaaaatgaaataaatataatatgtattataattaataatattataattaatccTAGATGAAACAAAAACTCTGTCGGTTTTTATTTAGGTTTCAAAGCAGcagaatgtgattattttaaagggtatTCTCTAATATTGACCGTAACTGTGCTGAGATTCAGCTCGCTCTGCTGTCAGAGCTGAAGTGCTTCTGTAACTGATATAACGAGGTAATTTTAGCAGTCGCTCGATGTTTGGGATGCCATGAGATGCCATCTGTGATATCTTTAGAAAGTGATGACAAGACAAACGTGTGAAAGAGAGTCTGCAGCGACACGGAGGTCAGGAGAGAGGAGGAAAAGAGAAAGATTTCATTACCTGCTGGATTACACACGCATCACTCAGCAAATAACACACTAAATACAGccggaaataaataaacaaagcattttaaatatataatatattatatgatatatattcaaaattcaaAGAATCCGAGgagattattatttacatttttacttcattattttaatatatattaatattttttgcacAGGATTTTaacctacatttttttataaatagatgtaaattaatattaaataaaatgttaataaattaaattgaattgaatgtttatttataaaataaacattttaatttaatttaatttaatttaatttaatttaatttaatttaatttaatttaatttaatttaatttaatttaaatttaaatttaaatatattgtctTATAAACtggatttataaaatgtttatttaatattttaatttcaagtgcatatatgtaaacaaacaatgtttttcgatataaaaactttaaatatatgtttttaaaaaacactgaGGAGAGACAGAGTGTTGATTTCAGAGAAActgttttattgaatttttttacttatttctgGAATAACAAATTGTAGTgaggtttatttttaaaacaactcTGAATTCAGAAAGATGAATTTAATTCAAGGTGTGTTCTGTGAAAGTGAGTCTTTTTCACAGTGAAGGGGAACAGGACTCatgagagctgtgtgtgtgtgtgtgtgtgtgtgtgtgagtgtgtgtgtgtgtgtgtgtgtgtgtgtgtgtgtgtgtgtgtgtgtgtgtgtgtgttgtaaacaGAGGCTGATGGCTTTACAGTCTGTGACCTGAAACACACTGATGTTAAATCCATAACctcagaacacaaacacacacacacacacacacacacacacacacctgccagtATGGCTGAAAACACATATATAAACGCCAGCAAAactacacagacacacagattgCTGCCAGCATGACAGCTGCTGAAAACATCTTCATGATTATGTCATCTACtgttgttcattttgtttttaacgTTAgtgattatttttgtattcttattcttatttttatttttatatattatttaaaattacatttaaaaaactattttgtacacaataaatatttatagttttatagttatttttattaaatcttatattgatatatttttgtatatttttatttatatttaaattagtgctgtcaatcgattaaaaaaaattaactaattaatcgcacaattttttaaaattaatcgcgattaatcgcgattaatcgcaattaaaagactgaaactttttggatatgtaaatgtaaaatgtaaataattaatgtaaactcaagacaaagaaactatttaaattcaaaatatgattgtttattggaatttttgtttaacttgtaacacagattttctcatgtaaacaacatacctgcaataaaccatcaatatcctccaaattaactgttggcttgaaagccatatttattacagaaataaaaacacaggcatgtaagtaccatttgaatttcaaaacaatcaatgccaataaaaaacaaaaatgatttccatgttgaattctaagtggactgcaaaacaattccaaagtatagtcattgccagtgctttaagtgggcctgtaCGCAagggtactcagtaccgccacttccaaatatagctcttgagtgtaccgccacctctccgtgc
This window harbors:
- the LOC113062533 gene encoding FH1/FH2 domain-containing protein 3-like, with protein sequence MSSFVCRVQFLDDTDPFNSTNFPEPTRAPLYTFREDIPLINQLAGVHRLLKAPHKLDDCALQLSHTGVYLDLESTLDEQRDELEGFLQDDCAGRGKKHSVILRTQLSVRVHACIGESHTHTHM